A stretch of DNA from Hydra vulgaris chromosome 03, alternate assembly HydraT2T_AEP:
attaaaaagctaTCGCTTTCAAGCCTAGTAGCGACGAAGATGGCATTGAAACGAATTGCTATcgaaactaaataaaaaaaataaaaaattaaatgtcgAAACTTAATTAAACAGCGAAACTAACTTACGaaacaaataaagtaattaaaaatttaaattaaaaaaaaactatgaataaaaaaaaaaaagtaaaaaaattaaaaaagcagattcaactataaaacaaatttataacttttatgttaaattttaagtaaagtgTTAAATTCTaatcactttttattattaatttaatgttgATAAAGAAAAGTGGATACTAATCGAAAATTAGTGCATTATCATTACAACAGTTTCCCATAAAAAACATTCTGCATGATCTACACACAACCAGACTAACTTGTCTACGAATAGCCTAGCAACAGGCTAGACTATTGGtagaaaaagcaaaataaaaaactttgaggTTAACATGGACGGTGTTAAAACCAAGTCTACTTGGTTTTAACACCGTCCAtgttaaagtcaaaaaaaaaaaagtattcattttaaaactgcTTTTGACACGTCTCTTGAGCTGCTTTAAGAAGttctttgaaaacaatttttaaaaactggtattcgttttttatcaaaaaccaaTGCAACTTACGTACTCGTTTGATTATATAAGAGACAAGTGATGAGGCTATTGACATATGTTAATatgtcataaaaaatatatcataaaatgttgcaATCCAGAGCAACATTCGCAGTtctaaatcttctttttttttccagacttttttcaattatacatatttgctaaataaattatacatttttttctatttttcttcagCTTATAAGATTTCGCGGATAgcgaaaaacgtttttttaggtAGTTAGACCTGTAATTACTATATTTAGATTTAGTTTGGTGTTTTTGAGTGTTAACATTTGTAACAAACAATCTATCTTAACAAACCCAATTctatttacttattaaatacAAGCTTTTTTCACAAGCTCACAAACACAAATTTTCCAaagaaacacacacacacacatacacatctGGGCTAACTTCTTTTTCTTATATGGCCTGAAAACGACTTGCAAAATAGACTTgattatactaaaaaataaaattcggatagatatatgttttaaaagttaagtttttagACAATATTGATAGAAAGAGTGATGAAAACTTTACAGTCCTAGTTGTCATACTTTTAAGAGTGCACCACTAAACTTAGCATATCAAAAACAACAACACCAGcgtcatattttttattgaacattagcgcaacattatttttcattcttagaaaattaactttaataattattagaactTTAACAATTCATAAAAACTGTATAACTCTTAGAAACTAATAATTCTTAGAAACCTAATAATTCTTAGAAACATGTTCTTACAAAACATGTCAGAGCTGAGTTTCAACAAGCAGCTGACAGCTGAGTTGGTGTTTACTTgaagattttattgttttattataaaaaatatttataataaatcagGCAaattaataagcaaaaaaataaaaacgtgaAAAAAGAAACAGACGCGCAATATGAACAAACAAGTCAATGTTTGGGGAAGTGGGTGAACAAATCACAGTTTCTGAGAATGAGCAAACAAATCTTAGCCTTATAATAGGTTGAAAATCACTGAACAATATCTCAATAGTTTAAAAACCTCTAAACAAGGTTGCAATAGAAAACCTCTAAACAAGGTTGCAATAGAAAACCTCTAAATAAGGTTGCAAAATGATAAAGACATTGTTTTCCTTCTCATTAATGGTTGCCATAACTACAATGGCTTCAGGTACTTATTTAGCATTTCGTTACAATGACTTCGCGTATGTAATTTtgaatgaataataaaataatgtaaaaaaagtaaaaactaaatcaaactgttcatggattttttatttagcttgcTCAGACTATTCACAACAATGGTGTCAAGCAAATCAAGTATTGTGCACGCAGCCCTCATTGATTGCTTTCATGAGTCAATATTGCGAACAAACATGCAACTACTGTAATCAAGTTTACCCTTTAAacttttatcttaaaattatGATTGAAAAATGTCGAATgtaaagaaaacataaataacaatataaatctTTAGAAActgaaacttttataatttataatttaggtTCAATACCTGGTGTTCTTCCAGTAGgtaagttattttgttttcatgaaCTAACAATAGTTTAACAGTATCAATCCAAAACCAGTGACAAATTTGTTCATTAACCAATTAAACAAAGTATCAAAGCCGTGGGACAAAGGGAAtatgtattttactttttgactttgacattttttgtagttgttgttatacacaatttataaacaaactaTCGGAAAATACGGAAAACTTGCAGAACTTTATGGAACAGTGATTAACGCTGCATTAATGCTGCgttattgataaagtttttttcctctatatcaaaataattacagattactttattttttgatgattaaaagtattatagattaaatattaaaacaaaaaacatagttataagtagttttttaaaaaaaaaccttttatcaCATGGGTTCCATGTGGGTTTCGTGTGGAATACATGGAAAGCCACATGAAACCCATGTGAGACAAACGCTTTTTTTCACTGGGATAATGGAGAACTTATATAGACGTTGAAGCGTTAGTTTTTATAGTTAacataaaagtatttgaaaagCGTTCTTCATTTTGCTGAAAAATTGCTTTAGTACACTAAGTTTAGTTATAAACTTTATCCTAGGGTGCGGAAATCCATCAATTCAAAGTAGTCGTGTAATTGCAGGAATAACTCCAACAAAAGGCTCGTGGCCTTGGCAAGTATTGCTTTGGCAGGGAGGAAAAGCGTTTTGTGGAGGAACACAGAGAATGGGTTCTTACTGCTGCTCATTGTATACACGGAAAAGAATTCGACGCGTCGCAAATATATACAAGGTAAGAGAAGttctggtttttattttttttaacgcttCTACTTTATAtctataaagtaaataatatctCTCTACTTATTTTCGTTAATAAATAGACAGTAACAATAGCAACGTTGTGTTGCTGTTTTTGCCTTATATTTATTGTAGTAGTTTAATTGATACAGTTGCTCATTGCATGTTAACTCAAGTATGGGAGAACACTAGAAGCTGTTactatgttttttgttttaatatttaatctataatacttttaatcatcaaaaaataaaagtaatctgtaattattttgatatagaggaaaaaaactttatcaataacGCAGCATTAATGCAGCGTTAATCACTGTTCCATAAAGTTCTGCAAGTTTTCCGTATTTTCCGAtagtttgtttataaattgtGTATAACAACAACTACAAAAAATGTCAAAGTCAAAAAGTAAATACTCTACGGCTTTGATACTTTGTTTAATTGGTTAATGAACAAATTTGTCACTGGTTTTGGATTGATACTGTTAAACTATTGTTAGTTCATGAGCAAAATAACTTACCTACTGGAAACACCAGGTATTGAacctaaattataaattataaaagtttcagTTTCAagatttatattgttatttatgttttctttacATTCGACATTTTTCAATCataattttaagataaaagt
This window harbors:
- the LOC136078155 gene encoding uncharacterized protein LOC136078155, translated to MIKTLFSFSLMVAITTMASACSDYSQQWCQANQVLCTQPSLIAFMSQYCEQTCNYCSIPGVLPVGCGNPSIQSSRVIAGITPTKGSWPWQVLLWQGGKAFCGGTQRMGSYCCSLYTRKRIRRVANIYKVREVLVFIFFNASTLYL